One genomic window of Desulfurococcus mucosus DSM 2162 includes the following:
- a CDS encoding 50S ribosomal protein L37e, translating to MVKGTTSMGKHGRSKTHIRCRRCGRHSFNVAKGYCAACGFGRSKRIRRYSWANKKVNRVRIV from the coding sequence ATGGTTAAAGGCACCACGAGCATGGGTAAGCACGGCAGGAGCAAGACGCATATAAGGTGCAGGAGGTGCGGTAGACACAGCTTCAACGTTGCTAAAGGCTACTGTGCTGCATGCGGCTTCGGCAGGAGTAAGAGGATTAGACGCTACAGCTGGGCCAACAAGAAGGTTAACAGGGTGAGGATTGTCTAA
- a CDS encoding mRNA surveillance protein pelota, whose amino-acid sequence MKVLEEDLRNGYVRILVEDRDDLWVLFMVLRKGDVVYARTTREVKPGEGGSSRRIPMTLGVRVEAVEFQEFTERLRIRGVVVEGPEEYGVKGHYHTINVSPGDQLTIVRDSWSRHSLDLLKKSVKRKRVLLVVLDYEDACIAVLTEQGVKYVNEVHSELPGKMYRVNHEKAVEDYLSEVVSASINTVQQEGVDAVIAAGPGDLKNRVAEALKTALRRHVYVDSTSTGGCQGVAELLRRDVVKQAVGELSLVKAGEILEEFKRLIVKDPELVAYGVDDVYEAASYGSVSKLVVVHEMLHEADDERRSRVYEVLEKAHETGGEVVIVPGRSDVGAEIQGFGGVIAVLRYRLFRG is encoded by the coding sequence ATGAAGGTGCTTGAAGAAGACCTTAGAAACGGGTATGTCAGGATCCTCGTGGAGGACCGGGACGACCTATGGGTTTTATTCATGGTGCTCAGGAAGGGGGATGTAGTATACGCTAGGACGACGAGGGAGGTTAAACCAGGTGAGGGAGGCAGTAGTAGAAGGATACCTATGACCCTCGGCGTACGCGTGGAGGCAGTCGAGTTCCAGGAGTTCACGGAGAGACTGAGGATCAGGGGCGTGGTGGTTGAGGGGCCCGAGGAGTACGGTGTGAAAGGACACTACCACACTATCAACGTGTCGCCGGGCGACCAGCTCACCATAGTGAGGGACTCGTGGAGCAGGCACAGCCTAGACCTCTTGAAGAAGAGCGTTAAGAGGAAGAGGGTGCTCCTAGTGGTCTTAGACTACGAGGATGCATGCATAGCGGTTTTAACGGAGCAGGGGGTTAAATACGTTAATGAAGTACACTCGGAGCTCCCCGGGAAAATGTACAGGGTGAACCATGAGAAAGCAGTGGAGGACTACCTTAGCGAAGTGGTCTCAGCATCGATCAACACGGTGCAGCAGGAGGGAGTGGACGCGGTGATCGCCGCGGGACCCGGGGACTTGAAGAACAGGGTTGCAGAGGCGTTGAAGACAGCCTTGAGGAGACACGTGTATGTGGATTCAACCTCCACCGGGGGTTGTCAAGGAGTAGCCGAGCTACTCAGGAGGGATGTGGTTAAGCAGGCCGTGGGCGAGCTCAGCCTGGTGAAAGCCGGGGAGATACTGGAGGAGTTTAAGAGGCTCATAGTGAAGGACCCGGAGCTCGTCGCCTACGGTGTCGACGACGTCTACGAGGCAGCATCCTATGGCTCGGTGTCGAAGCTAGTGGTGGTCCACGAGATGCTGCATGAGGCGGATGACGAGAGGAGGAGCCGTGTATACGAGGTGCTTGAAAAGGCTCATGAAACCGGTGGGGAAGTAGTGATAGTCCCAGGCAGGAGCGATGTAGGCGCGGAGATCCAGGGTTTCGGGGGAGTGATCGCGGTGCTCAGGTACAGGTTATTCAGAGGATGA
- a CDS encoding DNA-directed DNA polymerase, producing MEVEFYLLDVTYEVSGGEPHVILWGITRSGERVVLRDRRFRPYFYVVASDKASVEALARKIRALSDPESPIVDVRPVDKRFFGKPVKALRVTTVIPESVRKYREKARGLSEVAEVLEADIRFSMRYALDNGLEPCGWHVAEVAETPVPSRYRVARAFDVTGFIKPTGDTRPPSDLRVLAFDIEVLTESGSPHPERDPVIIIGVKTSSGETRQFTAEDLDDKKVIAGFTEFILDYDPDIVVGYNSNHFDWPYLLERSKILGLKLDVGRRSGGEPSTSTYGHVSIPGRLNVDLLNYAEEIPEVKLKSLDVVADYLGVMKRSERVLVDYVDFPKYWRDPEKRRVLLRYNLDDVESTMGLAGKFLPFAMQLANITGLPLDQVGAASVGHRLEWFLMKEATRRGELIPNRVEKEAEPYKGAVVLQPLPGIHENIAVLDFTSMYPNIMIKYNIGPDTILRGGECSSEEHNVAPEVGHCFLREPQGFFKGVLQALLALRRQLRAEMKKHPVDSPEYRLLDERQRAVKILANAAYGYMGWVGARWYCRECAEAVTAWGRRTISTVIEHAKSMGLKVIYGDTDSLFVENIPEKVKELADFVEKEMGFEIKVDKVYRRVFFTEAKKRYAGLLEDGRVDIVGFEAVRGDWAEIAKEVQEKVTEILLSEKNIEKAIDYVRSIVSELNQGRIPLEKLVIWKTLTKQVDEYEAEAPHVNAAKKLRRMGIMVEVGDKVGYIVVKGPGKISERAEPYMFVKDPRLVDASYYIDHQIIPAALRILGYFGVTDTQLKKAAGSAGRRSLFDYTRKTQG from the coding sequence ATGGAGGTAGAGTTCTACCTCTTAGACGTCACATACGAGGTCTCAGGCGGGGAGCCACATGTAATCCTATGGGGTATCACCCGTAGCGGTGAACGAGTGGTTTTAAGGGATAGGCGGTTCCGCCCCTACTTCTACGTGGTTGCAAGCGATAAAGCCAGCGTTGAAGCCCTTGCCAGGAAGATAAGGGCTCTCAGCGACCCCGAGTCACCGATAGTGGATGTCAGGCCCGTTGATAAAAGGTTCTTCGGTAAGCCTGTTAAAGCACTAAGGGTTACAACAGTGATACCCGAGTCAGTCCGCAAGTACAGGGAGAAAGCCAGGGGGCTCAGCGAGGTAGCCGAGGTGCTGGAGGCGGATATAAGGTTCAGCATGAGGTATGCGTTGGACAACGGGCTCGAGCCCTGCGGGTGGCATGTCGCCGAGGTGGCTGAAACCCCCGTGCCGTCGAGATACAGGGTTGCAAGGGCCTTCGATGTAACAGGCTTTATCAAGCCAACCGGGGACACGAGGCCTCCAAGCGACCTACGGGTGCTGGCATTCGACATAGAGGTGCTCACCGAGTCGGGTTCACCCCACCCGGAGAGGGACCCGGTGATAATAATAGGTGTGAAGACCAGTAGCGGTGAAACCAGGCAGTTCACCGCAGAGGACCTCGACGACAAGAAGGTTATAGCCGGCTTCACCGAGTTCATCCTCGACTACGACCCGGACATAGTCGTCGGGTACAACAGCAACCACTTCGACTGGCCCTACCTGCTTGAACGCTCGAAGATCCTCGGGTTAAAGCTCGACGTGGGGCGTAGAAGCGGGGGCGAGCCCTCCACCAGCACGTATGGCCACGTATCCATACCTGGAAGACTCAACGTCGACCTCCTCAACTACGCTGAGGAGATACCGGAGGTCAAGTTGAAGAGCCTCGACGTCGTGGCCGACTACCTCGGCGTGATGAAGAGAAGTGAGAGAGTCCTCGTCGACTACGTGGACTTCCCCAAGTACTGGAGGGACCCTGAGAAACGCAGGGTTCTCCTGAGATACAACCTCGACGACGTTGAGTCAACCATGGGGTTAGCCGGCAAGTTCCTCCCCTTCGCAATGCAGTTGGCGAACATAACCGGGCTACCCTTAGACCAGGTTGGGGCAGCCAGCGTGGGGCACAGGTTGGAGTGGTTCCTGATGAAGGAGGCTACGCGTAGAGGGGAGTTAATCCCCAACAGGGTTGAAAAGGAGGCTGAACCCTACAAGGGGGCAGTCGTACTCCAGCCTCTCCCAGGGATACATGAGAACATAGCTGTATTAGACTTCACAAGCATGTACCCGAACATCATGATAAAGTACAACATAGGCCCCGACACCATATTGAGGGGCGGGGAGTGCAGTAGCGAGGAGCATAATGTGGCACCGGAGGTAGGCCACTGCTTCCTCAGGGAGCCCCAGGGCTTCTTCAAAGGCGTGCTGCAAGCCCTCCTCGCATTAAGGAGGCAGCTCAGGGCCGAGATGAAGAAGCACCCGGTTGACTCACCGGAGTACAGGCTGCTTGATGAAAGGCAGAGAGCCGTCAAGATCCTCGCTAACGCCGCCTACGGGTACATGGGGTGGGTTGGAGCCAGATGGTACTGCAGGGAGTGCGCTGAAGCCGTCACGGCATGGGGCCGTAGAACGATTTCAACCGTGATAGAGCACGCTAAGTCCATGGGGCTTAAAGTAATATACGGTGACACAGACTCCCTCTTCGTTGAAAACATACCTGAGAAAGTCAAGGAGCTCGCCGACTTCGTTGAGAAGGAAATGGGCTTCGAGATCAAGGTGGACAAGGTTTACAGGAGGGTCTTCTTCACCGAGGCCAAGAAACGCTACGCGGGGCTACTCGAGGATGGACGCGTAGACATAGTGGGGTTCGAAGCCGTTAGAGGAGACTGGGCTGAGATAGCCAAGGAGGTCCAGGAGAAGGTGACGGAGATCCTCTTGAGCGAGAAGAACATTGAGAAGGCAATAGACTACGTGAGGAGCATTGTATCCGAGTTAAACCAGGGTAGGATACCCTTGGAGAAGCTAGTCATATGGAAGACCCTTACCAAGCAGGTCGACGAGTACGAGGCGGAAGCCCCCCATGTGAACGCTGCGAAGAAGCTTAGGAGAATGGGGATTATGGTCGAGGTGGGCGATAAAGTAGGATACATAGTGGTGAAGGGGCCGGGCAAGATCTCCGAGAGAGCGGAGCCCTACATGTTCGTGAAGGACCCGAGACTGGTTGACGCATCATACTACATCGACCACCAGATAATACCAGCCGCCCTCAGGATACTAGGGTACTTCGGGGTCACGGACACCCAGTTGAAGAAGGCGGCTGGCTCAGCCGGTAGGAGAAGCCTCTTCGACTACACGAGGAAAACACAGGGTTAA
- a CDS encoding FKBP-type peptidyl-prolyl cis-trans isomerase has product MKRLLTVVDMALSKGDFILVEYNVRVKETNTLLDTTDAELAKKENIYEEGKVYGPTLIILGRGWLNESVEEELLKHDVGSEVEVEVPPEKAFGERSPDKVKTFSLREFQRRGLSVSVGDVVEVEGRQGVVKNISGGRVTIDFNHPLAGKTLVFKVKIVGKLEDTVEKLKALASRYLKIPSSEIEVSLLSDEKKLTVTIPGKYLSKRDLGYSKLALAADVFDTFKDSVSTLVFQDVVSRPS; this is encoded by the coding sequence ATGAAACGGTTGCTCACGGTGGTCGACATGGCTTTAAGCAAAGGAGACTTCATACTGGTCGAGTACAATGTAAGGGTTAAGGAGACGAACACCCTGCTCGACACGACGGACGCCGAGCTCGCTAAGAAGGAGAATATATATGAGGAGGGCAAGGTGTACGGGCCAACCCTGATAATACTTGGGAGAGGCTGGCTGAACGAGAGCGTTGAGGAGGAACTGTTGAAGCATGACGTCGGGAGCGAAGTAGAGGTCGAGGTGCCGCCTGAGAAAGCCTTCGGGGAGAGATCCCCTGACAAGGTGAAGACGTTCAGCCTGAGAGAGTTCCAGAGAAGAGGGTTGAGCGTCAGCGTTGGAGACGTGGTGGAGGTTGAGGGCAGGCAGGGCGTGGTTAAAAACATAAGCGGCGGGAGGGTTACAATAGACTTCAACCACCCGTTGGCAGGGAAAACCCTTGTCTTCAAGGTTAAGATAGTTGGAAAGCTGGAGGACACCGTGGAGAAGCTTAAAGCATTAGCGTCGAGGTATCTGAAGATACCTTCAAGCGAGATCGAGGTATCCCTCCTCAGCGATGAGAAGAAGCTCACTGTAACGATACCGGGCAAGTATCTCTCAAAGAGGGATCTCGGCTACTCGAAGCTAGCGTTAGCCGCCGACGTCTTCGACACGTTCAAGGACTCCGTGTCAACCCTTGTATTCCAGGACGTGGTGAGCAGGCCTAGCTGA
- a CDS encoding threonine synthase, translated as MHWKCPYCGFEADALKEYYWKCPRCGKPLVLSYTGKLGRQGSRNIWERYGDAVPLKPEKTRGEGNTPLVSEKMDGVTVLFKLEYLNPGGSFKDRGSSLAVYYAYKTGFRSVVEDTSGNTGISVALYSRLYGLNARIYMPRTAPEGKKKAVRMLGAQVVEAPSRGEAAEMVLRETGGGAFYVAHTWSYLYILGASTIAWEVLEEDTPDYVIAPVGSGGLFLGLVKGFEKALEAGWITKMPRFIAVQGYSTQPVHKAFKGVEQPGEESTLADGIMVPNPPRLEEIVEALRRYQGDILLVGNTEVEKAWRELWELGFLVEPTSAAAYAALSRSKNQFTGRKTLVVLTGSGLKTLTG; from the coding sequence ATGCATTGGAAATGCCCCTACTGCGGCTTCGAAGCAGACGCCTTGAAAGAATACTACTGGAAGTGCCCCCGGTGCGGTAAACCCCTAGTGCTCTCATACACTGGTAAACTAGGGAGACAGGGCTCCAGGAACATATGGGAGAGGTATGGGGACGCAGTACCCTTGAAGCCTGAGAAGACCAGGGGGGAGGGCAACACCCCACTGGTCTCCGAGAAAATGGACGGGGTCACAGTGCTCTTCAAGCTTGAATACCTTAACCCGGGCGGGAGCTTCAAGGACCGCGGGTCCTCCCTAGCCGTCTACTACGCCTATAAAACCGGCTTCCGCAGCGTGGTCGAGGATACAAGCGGTAACACAGGTATCTCCGTCGCCCTGTACTCGAGGCTCTACGGTTTAAACGCAAGGATATACATGCCTAGAACAGCGCCCGAGGGGAAGAAGAAGGCTGTCAGAATGCTGGGCGCCCAGGTTGTTGAAGCACCTTCACGGGGGGAGGCTGCTGAAATGGTTCTAAGGGAGACTGGTGGAGGAGCCTTCTACGTGGCGCACACGTGGAGCTACCTCTACATACTTGGAGCCTCAACAATAGCATGGGAGGTCCTCGAGGAGGATACACCGGACTACGTTATAGCCCCAGTCGGCTCAGGCGGGCTCTTCCTCGGACTAGTGAAAGGCTTCGAGAAAGCCCTTGAAGCGGGATGGATAACCAAGATGCCGAGGTTCATCGCTGTACAGGGATACTCAACGCAACCAGTGCACAAGGCTTTCAAAGGCGTTGAACAACCCGGCGAGGAGTCAACGCTCGCAGACGGCATAATGGTGCCGAACCCCCCGAGGCTGGAGGAAATAGTTGAAGCATTGAGAAGATACCAGGGAGACATACTACTCGTCGGCAACACCGAGGTGGAGAAAGCTTGGAGAGAACTGTGGGAACTAGGATTCCTCGTGGAGCCAACGTCAGCAGCCGCCTACGCCGCCCTCTCCAGGAGCAAGAACCAGTTCACGGGTAGGAAAACCCTCGTAGTGTTAACGGGCTCAGGCCTCAAGACGCTTACAGGGTGA
- a CDS encoding nucleotidyltransferase domain-containing protein codes for MKRIQPQSTPEFREVVYSAEHWELLKTIRRRAAELLGLLVEGGVNAYIHGSVARGDVWRGSDIDVFIPDNIPSYIVETLLEKHGVKPYARMIVMATPVNTPKAYIVMDSEERETISFPLLKLKPREYEFYRFSGLLDYRGLVEGRRVPGVNKALILIDPTPSGHQEIPVKGFEEYVARRLGVSLDTVLERERVLTRRSSIGRTGVFIKYQLTPDESFEDALRELSRGNIYLRRMLSSSE; via the coding sequence TTGAAGAGGATTCAGCCGCAGTCAACACCCGAGTTCAGGGAGGTTGTCTACAGTGCCGAGCACTGGGAGCTATTGAAGACTATTAGGAGAAGGGCCGCCGAGCTCCTAGGGCTACTCGTGGAGGGCGGTGTCAACGCGTATATACATGGAAGCGTGGCGAGGGGCGATGTATGGAGGGGGAGCGATATAGACGTGTTCATCCCTGACAACATCCCCAGCTACATTGTTGAAACCCTGCTGGAGAAACACGGGGTTAAACCCTATGCACGCATGATAGTTATGGCGACGCCTGTCAACACGCCTAAGGCATACATAGTGATGGACAGCGAGGAGAGGGAGACCATTAGCTTCCCCCTCTTGAAGCTCAAGCCGAGGGAGTACGAGTTCTACAGGTTCAGCGGCCTATTAGACTACAGGGGGCTCGTGGAGGGTAGAAGGGTCCCAGGCGTCAACAAGGCTTTAATACTCATAGACCCTACTCCAAGCGGGCACCAGGAGATCCCCGTGAAGGGCTTCGAGGAGTACGTTGCCAGGAGGCTGGGCGTGAGCCTGGACACTGTTCTCGAGAGGGAGAGGGTTTTAACGAGGAGGAGCAGTATTGGCAGGACAGGCGTCTTCATCAAGTACCAGTTGACCCCTGATGAATCCTTCGAGGATGCTTTAAGGGAGCTTTCACGTGGAAACATCTACCTCAGGAGGATGCTGTCATCCTCTGAATAA
- a CDS encoding 30S ribosomal protein S26e, whose protein sequence is MPKKRESRGRRKGDKGKVEYVQCDNCGRRVPADKAICVTRMYSPVPPQLAEELEKKGAIIQRYPVTKCYCVSCAVHLGIVKVRPEEERKEKPAPV, encoded by the coding sequence ATGCCTAAGAAGAGGGAGAGCAGGGGTAGGAGGAAGGGTGATAAGGGTAAGGTTGAATACGTGCAGTGCGATAACTGTGGTAGAAGGGTTCCAGCCGATAAAGCGATATGTGTGACGAGGATGTATAGCCCGGTGCCGCCGCAGCTCGCCGAGGAGCTTGAGAAGAAGGGTGCTATAATACAGAGGTATCCTGTTACAAAATGCTACTGTGTGTCCTGCGCGGTGCACCTAGGCATAGTTAAGGTGCGCCCCGAGGAGGAGAGGAAGGAGAAGCCGGCGCCAGTCTAG
- a CDS encoding site-2 protease family protein — protein sequence MDAWCRAMDAIYVFAVLLAVFWILVNLFYRRLRLAESGVVELHSYVILVFKKGVGWAPRPSRRIRVYNAASTLLYFLSLALFTYSALASVLGRLRTGSSGVVVLVPGVNIVGVDLLFFLASVSIAASLHEYLHAVFALRNGVPVKSYGVMLLLILPLAYVEVDEEAFRKAGRGGRIGVLSAGVAVNLALAFASMLLLSAMSSPIGVLVTGVEEGSPAYEHGVQVYDVIVSVNGTPVRGIGDIPVVRKLAKPTVLEVAVWRSGSGIVNLTIPIGVGDERIGVYLSPAPSTWLISSLGASAALAAYRFTMWMWIVNFSLALLNAAPLFVTDGGRVIGELAGEKWGRVINAASLLLFIAMILP from the coding sequence ATGGATGCCTGGTGTCGCGCTATGGATGCAATATATGTTTTCGCGGTACTGCTCGCAGTGTTCTGGATACTTGTGAACCTGTTCTACAGGCGCCTCCGCCTCGCTGAGAGCGGCGTGGTCGAGTTACACAGCTATGTGATCCTGGTTTTCAAGAAGGGTGTTGGATGGGCTCCAAGGCCGTCTAGGAGGATAAGGGTTTACAATGCTGCTTCAACACTCTTATACTTCCTCTCCCTAGCGTTATTCACGTACTCGGCCCTGGCCTCGGTGCTCGGCAGGCTTAGGACGGGTAGCTCCGGGGTAGTGGTACTGGTCCCCGGGGTCAACATAGTTGGCGTCGACTTATTGTTCTTCCTGGCTAGTGTGAGTATTGCTGCATCCCTACACGAGTATCTCCACGCAGTGTTCGCGTTGAGGAACGGTGTACCCGTTAAATCCTACGGCGTGATGCTACTCTTGATCCTCCCGCTCGCATACGTTGAGGTCGATGAGGAGGCCTTCAGGAAGGCTGGGAGAGGAGGCAGGATCGGCGTGCTCTCAGCGGGTGTAGCCGTGAACCTTGCCCTGGCCTTCGCATCAATGCTCCTGCTCTCAGCCATGTCCTCCCCTATAGGTGTACTCGTCACCGGGGTTGAGGAGGGGAGCCCTGCGTACGAGCACGGGGTCCAAGTATACGATGTAATAGTAAGCGTCAACGGGACCCCGGTGAGGGGCATCGGGGATATACCGGTGGTGAGGAAGCTGGCTAAGCCCACTGTGCTCGAGGTAGCAGTGTGGAGAAGCGGGTCAGGGATCGTTAACCTCACTATCCCAATAGGGGTTGGAGACGAGAGGATAGGCGTATACTTGTCGCCCGCGCCCAGCACGTGGCTTATAAGCAGCCTAGGGGCGTCGGCAGCCCTCGCAGCATACAGGTTCACCATGTGGATGTGGATTGTGAACTTCAGCCTGGCGCTGCTTAACGCTGCCCCATTGTTCGTGACGGATGGTGGTAGAGTGATAGGTGAGCTCGCCGGGGAGAAATGGGGGCGTGTGATAAACGCGGCTTCACTACTATTATTCATCGCCATGATACTGCCGTGA
- a CDS encoding LSM domain-containing protein produces the protein MSETAHKILEDSIGRLVLIKTKDSVSLRGKLRSFDQHLNIVLDDTEEIRGDGSVRKLGTVVIRGDTVVLISPLSE, from the coding sequence TTGAGTGAGACAGCACACAAGATACTCGAGGACAGCATTGGGAGACTCGTGTTGATAAAGACCAAGGACAGCGTCTCACTGAGAGGTAAGCTCAGGAGCTTCGACCAGCACTTAAACATAGTGCTAGATGACACAGAGGAGATCCGTGGAGACGGCTCGGTTAGGAAGCTCGGCACAGTGGTCATCAGGGGGGACACAGTCGTATTAATATCCCCCTTAAGCGAGTAG
- a CDS encoding NAD(P)-dependent glycerol-1-phosphate dehydrogenase, with protein MSSIHEITLPSKVIVGPGAAARVRDIVEAVPRGSGRIGLVTGENTYRAGGRLVEEVLSKVGEVKTWVIGDAAVSTAERVASEAGEHGVSLVVGVGGGRVIDVAKYIGFRNNIHVVSVPLAPSHDGIASPFASLKGASRPTSVYTRTPYAIIADTDLISRAPRRLILSGVGDLLGKLVAVKDWRLAHRLKGEYYGEYAAQLALLSAKHVLRYHELIGSGSQEGIRILVEALISSGVAMCIAGSSRPASGSEHLFSHALDLIAPGRALHGEQVALGTIMMLYIHGDPRWRLVKEAMERIGLPTSARQLGFKPEEVVKALTIAHTIRPERYTILGESGLTPEAAYRVAKETGVID; from the coding sequence TTGAGCAGCATCCATGAGATAACACTGCCAAGCAAGGTGATCGTGGGGCCCGGCGCGGCCGCCAGAGTGAGAGACATTGTTGAAGCAGTGCCACGGGGCTCGGGGAGAATCGGGTTGGTGACCGGTGAAAACACGTATAGGGCTGGCGGCAGGCTGGTTGAGGAGGTGCTCAGCAAGGTCGGCGAGGTTAAGACATGGGTGATCGGGGATGCAGCTGTGTCGACGGCTGAGAGAGTGGCGTCTGAAGCCGGGGAGCACGGTGTAAGCCTAGTGGTGGGTGTTGGGGGAGGACGCGTAATAGATGTAGCCAAGTACATAGGGTTCAGGAACAATATACACGTGGTGAGCGTCCCCCTCGCGCCGAGCCACGACGGGATCGCCAGCCCCTTCGCAAGCCTCAAGGGTGCTTCAAGGCCTACGAGCGTGTACACTAGGACGCCCTACGCTATAATAGCGGACACAGACCTGATTTCAAGGGCACCGAGGAGGCTGATACTGTCAGGCGTGGGCGACCTCCTCGGCAAGCTGGTGGCTGTCAAAGACTGGCGTCTAGCACACAGGTTGAAGGGCGAGTACTACGGGGAGTACGCTGCACAGCTAGCGTTGCTCAGCGCTAAACACGTGTTAAGGTACCATGAGCTGATAGGAAGCGGCTCCCAGGAGGGGATAAGGATACTCGTGGAGGCATTGATCAGCAGCGGGGTGGCAATGTGCATAGCAGGCTCAAGCAGGCCTGCAAGCGGGAGCGAGCACTTGTTCAGCCATGCATTAGACTTGATAGCACCGGGGAGAGCGCTCCACGGGGAGCAGGTGGCATTAGGCACCATAATGATGCTCTACATACATGGGGACCCCAGGTGGAGGCTGGTTAAGGAGGCCATGGAGAGGATAGGGCTGCCGACAAGCGCCAGGCAACTCGGCTTCAAGCCTGAGGAAGTCGTTAAAGCCCTCACCATAGCGCACACCATTAGGCCTGAGAGATACACTATACTAGGGGAGAGCGGGCTAACCCCTGAGGCAGCGTACAGGGTTGCGAAGGAGACCGGGGTCATCGACTAG
- the dnaG gene encoding DNA primase DnaG has product MAKYLIRARIEVDGVVEKHDIIGAIFGQTEGLFGNEFDLRVLQDKGRIGRIQVNTKIQGNKIVGEILIPSNLDRVETALLAALIETVDKVGPYDSSISVVDIVDLRMERIKKIMERTIEILRKWGKEKTPDVRELIKSIQESMKAPESVSYGPEELPAGPDVDKSEELILVEGRADVINLLRYGYTNTIALGGARRVPETIKRLAEHKKTTLFVDGDHGGDLIIKEVLRNVKVDYIARAPPDREVEELSSREVEEALSRKTDVFQYLEEQVKQGNKDAQFLLQVQRKLHKLPEEAGKPPEKLVKEVAETLTLPASLLDDVKSLYGTLEAKLYSGDWSLVKQVPVKDLVQELQGVEPGRVYAVVFDGIVTQRLLEVAAEKQVKALIGARLGKITFKPPELLVLTFNELTH; this is encoded by the coding sequence ATGGCCAAGTACCTTATAAGAGCCAGGATAGAGGTCGACGGCGTAGTAGAGAAGCACGACATAATAGGCGCCATATTCGGGCAGACCGAGGGATTATTCGGCAACGAGTTCGACCTGAGAGTACTCCAGGACAAGGGGCGGATAGGGAGGATACAGGTAAACACGAAGATCCAGGGCAACAAGATAGTTGGGGAAATACTTATACCAAGCAACCTAGACAGGGTTGAAACAGCCCTCCTCGCAGCCCTAATAGAAACAGTCGACAAGGTTGGACCCTACGACTCCTCCATAAGCGTCGTAGACATAGTTGACTTAAGGATGGAGAGGATAAAGAAGATCATGGAGAGGACCATAGAGATACTGAGGAAGTGGGGTAAGGAGAAGACGCCCGACGTAAGGGAGCTGATAAAGTCGATACAGGAGTCAATGAAGGCGCCTGAATCAGTCTCCTACGGCCCCGAGGAGCTCCCAGCAGGCCCCGACGTGGATAAATCAGAGGAACTCATACTCGTAGAGGGGAGAGCCGACGTAATAAACCTCCTACGCTACGGCTACACTAACACCATAGCGCTTGGAGGAGCGAGACGCGTACCTGAAACCATAAAGAGGCTTGCAGAACACAAGAAGACCACGCTGTTCGTCGACGGAGACCACGGCGGGGACCTCATAATAAAGGAGGTTTTAAGAAACGTGAAAGTCGACTACATAGCGCGGGCGCCGCCGGATCGCGAAGTAGAGGAGTTAAGCAGCCGTGAAGTCGAGGAGGCTCTCTCAAGGAAAACAGATGTCTTCCAGTACCTCGAGGAGCAGGTTAAACAAGGCAATAAGGACGCCCAGTTCCTACTGCAGGTCCAGAGGAAGCTCCACAAGCTACCCGAGGAGGCAGGTAAGCCGCCGGAGAAGCTTGTGAAAGAGGTAGCGGAGACCCTGACCCTCCCAGCAAGCCTCCTAGACGACGTTAAAAGCCTCTACGGGACCCTTGAAGCCAAACTCTACTCAGGGGACTGGAGCCTCGTTAAACAGGTACCCGTGAAAGACCTGGTGCAGGAACTCCAAGGAGTGGAACCAGGGAGAGTGTACGCAGTAGTGTTCGACGGCATCGTGACACAGAGGCTGCTCGAGGTGGCCGCTGAGAAGCAGGTTAAAGCACTCATCGGGGCGAGACTCGGGAAAATCACGTTTAAACCACCGGAGCTACTGGTTTTAACCTTCAACGAGCTCACTCATTGA
- a CDS encoding DUF1947 domain-containing protein produces the protein MKRYPLSKKDRRLITGELQKYGVQVSDDDVLEYYSDGVNEYILVNKAPALMKHGDLWIPCLNYVSRNQLTLSLPSLLVDKGAVQAVLGGADLMVPGIVEARGGFKAGQLVAVVDAEGGRVIALGTALIDSEALKNGVRKGKAVKVLHRLGDDTCSPG, from the coding sequence ATGAAGAGGTACCCGCTCTCGAAGAAGGATAGGAGGCTGATCACAGGGGAGCTCCAGAAGTACGGTGTGCAGGTCTCCGACGACGATGTCCTCGAATACTACAGTGACGGGGTCAACGAGTACATACTTGTCAACAAGGCGCCGGCGCTCATGAAGCACGGGGATCTATGGATACCCTGCCTCAACTATGTTTCAAGAAACCAGTTAACCCTATCCCTGCCAAGCCTACTCGTGGATAAGGGAGCTGTTCAAGCCGTGCTAGGGGGCGCCGACCTAATGGTGCCAGGCATAGTGGAGGCGAGAGGCGGATTCAAAGCCGGGCAGCTTGTAGCAGTCGTCGACGCCGAGGGCGGCAGGGTTATCGCCCTTGGAACCGCTTTAATAGACTCAGAGGCCTTGAAGAACGGTGTGAGGAAGGGGAAGGCTGTGAAGGTACTGCACCGCCTAGGCGACGACACGTGTAGTCCTGGTTAG